In Synechococcus sp. KORDI-52, one genomic interval encodes:
- the purM gene encoding phosphoribosylformylglycinamidine cyclo-ligase, producing MDYKSAGVDVAAGRAFVQRIKASVEATHRAEVIGGLGGFGGLMRLPAGLRKPLLVSGTDGVGTKLELAQEHGSHHSVGIDLVAMCVNDVITSGAAPLFFLDYMATGALAPSAMAEVVEGIADGCRQSGCALLGGETAEMPGFYPQGRYDLAGFCVAVVEEDELIDGQRIQPGDSVIGVASSGVHSNGFSLVRKVLERAKADANTMYGNDQRPLINDLLAPTTLYADLVQHLLQSGLELHGMAHITGGGLPENLPRCLPNGCSAHIDATSWARPPLFSWLQEAGEIPERDLWHTFNLGIGFCLVVPPGSEDAIIELCRGKHHQAWVIGNVTSNAPDNVPALEGVPV from the coding sequence ATGGATTACAAAAGCGCTGGAGTGGATGTTGCCGCCGGACGCGCGTTCGTGCAGCGCATTAAGGCGTCGGTAGAAGCCACCCACCGAGCGGAGGTGATCGGTGGCCTTGGTGGTTTTGGAGGGCTGATGCGTCTTCCAGCAGGCCTACGCAAGCCCCTGCTGGTGTCTGGCACCGATGGGGTCGGAACCAAACTGGAGCTGGCCCAGGAACATGGCAGCCACCACAGCGTGGGCATCGACCTGGTGGCGATGTGTGTGAACGACGTGATCACCTCAGGAGCCGCGCCGCTGTTTTTTCTGGATTACATGGCCACCGGGGCACTGGCGCCATCGGCAATGGCCGAAGTTGTTGAAGGAATCGCCGATGGCTGCAGGCAGAGCGGCTGCGCCCTGCTGGGCGGCGAAACGGCCGAGATGCCTGGGTTCTACCCCCAGGGGCGCTACGACCTCGCCGGCTTTTGCGTGGCCGTTGTCGAAGAAGACGAACTCATTGACGGCCAGCGCATTCAGCCTGGCGACAGCGTGATTGGTGTGGCCAGCAGTGGCGTGCACAGCAATGGCTTCAGCCTTGTGCGCAAGGTGCTCGAACGAGCCAAGGCTGATGCGAACACCATGTATGGCAACGACCAGCGCCCCCTGATCAACGACCTGTTGGCACCAACGACCCTGTACGCCGATCTCGTACAGCACCTGTTGCAGAGCGGACTTGAGCTTCACGGCATGGCCCACATCACAGGTGGGGGGCTGCCAGAGAACCTGCCGCGCTGCCTGCCAAACGGCTGCTCTGCTCACATCGACGCCACCAGCTGGGCAAGGCCGCCCCTGTTCAGCTGGCTGCAGGAGGCAGGCGAGATTCCCGAGCGGGATCTTTGGCACACGTTCAACCTCGGCATCGGTTTTTGCCTGGTGGTGCCGCCGGGGAGCGAAGACGCCATCATTGAGCTCTGCCGTGGAAAGCACCACCAGGCCTGGGTGATTGGCAACGTGACATCCAATGCCCCGGACAACGTCCCGGCTCTTGAAGGAGTGCCTGTCTGA
- a CDS encoding aldo/keto reductase: MTQRDGVEAIMASSSIAPLNGIGFGTWAWGNKAVWGYDAHRDDFQLRATFRQALSSGLNLVDTADSYGTGRLNGRSETLLGDFIAELPALRRSRLTVATKLAPFPWRWGRRGFDAAFEASRKRLKGQLQRVQLHWSTARYAPWQETGLLDGLADLVLSSRVDELGLSNLGPQRLALIHRRLLERGVPLRSVQVQCSLLAPADDQLLELISVSRDMNVEVLAYSPLAFGVLACPPGGEQALPATWLRRRLFRRLLPASLELRREMQAIASERGASMVQVALNWCRALGATPIPGLRTPAQARDVAAALQWSMSMTERQRLDAVRRNCSERMPTNPFQSR, encoded by the coding sequence ATGACGCAGCGGGACGGTGTGGAGGCGATCATGGCTTCCAGCAGCATTGCCCCGTTGAACGGCATCGGTTTTGGCACCTGGGCTTGGGGCAACAAGGCGGTATGGGGATACGACGCCCACAGGGATGATTTTCAACTGCGTGCCACGTTTCGACAAGCCCTCAGTTCTGGGCTCAACCTGGTGGATACAGCGGACTCCTATGGAACAGGACGGCTGAATGGACGCAGTGAAACGCTGCTCGGCGACTTCATCGCCGAGTTGCCCGCCCTGCGTCGATCCCGCTTGACGGTGGCGACGAAGTTGGCCCCATTCCCTTGGCGATGGGGCCGTCGAGGATTTGATGCCGCCTTTGAGGCCAGTCGAAAGCGCCTCAAGGGGCAGCTCCAGCGTGTGCAGTTGCACTGGAGCACGGCGCGTTATGCGCCCTGGCAGGAGACAGGGCTTCTCGATGGCTTGGCTGATCTCGTGCTGTCTTCCCGGGTGGACGAGCTGGGGCTGTCCAACCTGGGCCCTCAACGCTTGGCGTTGATCCATCGCCGCCTGCTGGAGCGCGGCGTTCCCCTGCGCAGTGTCCAGGTGCAGTGTTCGCTTCTGGCGCCTGCGGATGATCAGCTGCTCGAGTTGATTTCCGTCAGCAGGGACATGAATGTGGAGGTGTTGGCCTACAGCCCTCTTGCCTTCGGCGTCCTTGCTTGTCCGCCAGGGGGCGAGCAGGCGCTCCCTGCGACCTGGTTGCGGCGTCGCCTGTTTCGGCGCCTGCTTCCGGCAAGCCTTGAGTTGCGCCGTGAGATGCAGGCCATCGCCAGCGAGCGCGGGGCATCGATGGTGCAAGTCGCGTTGAACTGGTGCAGGGCGCTTGGAGCGACGCCGATCCCAGGGCTGCGAACTCCCGCCCAGGCCAGAGATGTTGCTGCTGCCCTGCAGTGGTCGATGTCGATGACGGAGCGCCAGCGTCTGGATGCAGTCCGCCGCAACTGCAGCGAACGCATGCCCACGAATCCTTTCCAGAGTCGCTGA
- a CDS encoding lipid-A-disaccharide synthase-related protein: MIQAVHRRAPRRPLNVLPLVGAGHVFDAAVQQGWLTRLGPKAALPSGGFSNQSLRGLLADIRAGLPSLSWSQWQLVHRLGHQQRPIVAVGDLLPLLMAWGSGAPFGFIGTPKSDYTWRSGPGRARSDCYHRLKGSEWDPWEWRLLRSRRCRLVAMRDRLTARGLRRKGVDALAPGNPMMDGLSIQPLPSALERCRRVLLLCGSRMPEAQRNMKRLVRSAMALPGRVPMALLVAVGAQPDASALSNSLDQLGFRQSLPPSDHLGAEACWVKGACLVLIGRGCFDQWAGWAEAGIATAGTATEQLVGLGIPALSLPGLGPQFKPGFARRQSRLLGGAVRPCSDESELTTRLEILLADPALRSHLGRIGSQRMGPAGGSDQLARLILDRFNGY; this comes from the coding sequence ATCATCCAGGCCGTCCATCGGCGCGCACCGAGACGCCCCCTCAACGTGCTTCCTCTGGTGGGCGCTGGCCATGTGTTTGATGCTGCGGTTCAGCAGGGATGGTTGACACGCCTGGGGCCGAAAGCGGCCCTGCCAAGCGGTGGCTTCAGCAATCAAAGTCTGAGGGGTCTGCTGGCAGACATCAGGGCTGGACTCCCGAGCCTGAGTTGGAGTCAATGGCAGTTGGTGCACCGCCTCGGTCATCAACAGCGACCCATCGTTGCCGTCGGCGATCTGCTGCCACTGCTGATGGCCTGGGGCAGTGGTGCCCCCTTCGGCTTCATCGGCACTCCCAAAAGCGACTACACCTGGCGCAGTGGCCCCGGAAGGGCCAGAAGCGACTGCTACCACAGGCTCAAAGGCAGTGAGTGGGATCCCTGGGAATGGCGCTTGCTGCGCTCAAGGCGCTGTCGACTGGTGGCCATGCGTGATCGCCTCACAGCCCGTGGTCTGCGGCGCAAAGGAGTGGACGCTCTGGCGCCGGGAAATCCGATGATGGATGGCCTGAGCATCCAACCGCTGCCATCGGCCCTGGAACGCTGCCGCCGGGTGCTTCTGCTCTGCGGCAGTCGCATGCCGGAGGCCCAACGCAACATGAAGCGATTGGTGCGCAGTGCCATGGCCCTGCCCGGCCGTGTGCCCATGGCCCTGCTTGTGGCCGTGGGCGCCCAGCCCGATGCCTCAGCGCTGAGCAACAGCCTTGACCAACTGGGCTTTCGGCAAAGCCTTCCCCCTTCGGACCACCTGGGTGCCGAGGCATGCTGGGTGAAAGGAGCCTGTCTGGTGCTGATCGGGCGAGGTTGCTTCGACCAATGGGCCGGCTGGGCAGAAGCCGGCATCGCCACCGCCGGAACGGCGACGGAACAACTTGTGGGGCTGGGCATTCCAGCCCTGTCCCTCCCTGGTCTAGGACCGCAGTTCAAGCCAGGCTTCGCCCGACGTCAGAGCCGCCTGTTGGGGGGTGCGGTTCGCCCCTGCTCTGACGAATCCGAGCTCACCACACGGCTCGAAATCCTTCTGGCTGACCCGGCACTCCGCTCCCACCTCGGACGGATCGGGTCGCAGCGAATGGGGCCAGCAGGGGGAAGCGATCAACTGGCACGCCTGATCCTGGATCGCTTCAACGGATACTGA
- a CDS encoding ribonuclease D, whose protein sequence is MAEQSSSPAEFAVFDRDLDDAWTDRYLLSARLAVDTEAMGLIHGRDRLCLVQIADAEDRVSCVRIGLGQTEAPNLKRLFEAASVEKVFHFARFDLAALAAGLGIAVNPVFCTKVGSRLGRTYTPRHGLKDLVMELVGVELDKGAQSSDWGRVDELTDAQLAYAANDVRYLLPARERLEQMLRREGRWDLAQRCFQCVPVVAELDRMRFHQIFEH, encoded by the coding sequence ATGGCTGAGCAGTCGTCGTCCCCAGCGGAATTCGCTGTCTTTGATCGCGATCTCGATGACGCGTGGACAGACCGCTATCTGCTGTCTGCGCGGCTTGCGGTTGACACCGAAGCGATGGGGTTGATTCATGGGCGTGATCGCCTTTGTCTGGTTCAGATAGCGGATGCAGAAGATCGTGTTTCCTGCGTCCGCATTGGCTTGGGCCAGACCGAGGCTCCCAACCTCAAGCGCCTGTTTGAGGCCGCTTCAGTGGAGAAGGTGTTCCACTTCGCCCGGTTCGATCTGGCTGCACTTGCCGCCGGTCTAGGGATTGCAGTGAATCCTGTGTTCTGCACCAAAGTCGGCAGTCGGCTCGGCCGGACGTACACCCCCCGCCATGGCCTCAAGGATCTAGTTATGGAGTTGGTCGGCGTTGAGCTGGATAAGGGCGCCCAGAGCAGTGATTGGGGCCGGGTGGACGAACTCACAGATGCTCAGCTGGCCTATGCCGCGAATGACGTTCGCTATCTCTTGCCCGCCCGGGAGCGCTTGGAACAGATGCTGCGTCGCGAAGGGCGCTGGGATCTGGCACAGCGCTGCTTTCAATGTGTTCCGGTGGTTGCCGAGCTGGATCGGATGCGTTTTCACCAGATCTTTGAGCACTGA
- a CDS encoding helix-turn-helix transcriptional regulator has translation MFSRRKPSRTCLADIEQYFHQPPPQFLDLELAVCWILECLLKDDNYPSGLLQKLIREEPQLRLSETVLQQALEFLEQQGSISSYTQRCPSRGRPRRMLHLESNARGEAERLMQPWRSWLDSHRFALN, from the coding sequence GTGTTCTCTCGCAGAAAGCCTTCGCGCACCTGTCTGGCAGACATCGAGCAGTACTTCCATCAGCCGCCGCCGCAATTCCTCGATCTCGAGCTGGCTGTCTGCTGGATCCTCGAGTGCTTGCTTAAAGACGACAACTACCCCTCCGGACTCCTGCAGAAACTGATCCGGGAGGAGCCACAACTGCGGCTTTCTGAAACCGTGCTGCAACAGGCCCTGGAGTTCCTTGAGCAACAGGGCTCGATCAGCAGTTACACCCAACGCTGTCCGAGTCGCGGACGGCCACGGCGCATGCTGCACCTTGAATCCAATGCACGTGGCGAAGCCGAGCGACTGATGCAGCCCTGGCGCAGCTGGCTGGACTCCCACCGGTTCGCCTTGAACTAA
- a CDS encoding cofactor assembly of complex C subunit B, with product MPAGFQSTLLLTVLLAIGLVFFLRAASKDRTTVVDVMSPQPPITVLDGISTWLEDRGWSRDGGDAERQVLRFKGKVASSQPLAVLLSVLAAIGSACFGLVLRQLAPQLHWWPLLLIGLGPLAGAVYTRRAARTEALELQLLPAPEGEGSAIRLRAHRDELIAIELELAETLQLASDGSLLSSPI from the coding sequence ATGCCTGCAGGATTCCAATCCACCCTCCTGCTGACTGTTCTGCTGGCGATTGGTCTGGTCTTCTTTCTGCGTGCAGCCAGCAAAGACCGAACCACAGTGGTGGACGTGATGTCCCCCCAACCCCCCATCACCGTTCTTGACGGGATCAGCACTTGGCTGGAAGACCGCGGCTGGAGCCGAGATGGCGGAGATGCTGAGCGCCAGGTGCTCCGCTTCAAGGGGAAAGTGGCCTCCAGCCAACCCCTTGCCGTGTTGCTGTCCGTGCTGGCGGCCATTGGCTCCGCCTGCTTCGGTCTGGTCCTGCGTCAGCTGGCACCCCAACTGCACTGGTGGCCTCTGCTGCTGATCGGCCTCGGTCCTCTGGCGGGAGCTGTTTACACCCGGCGGGCCGCTCGCACAGAAGCCCTTGAACTGCAACTCCTTCCTGCTCCCGAGGGAGAGGGCAGCGCCATTCGCCTGCGGGCTCATCGGGACGAATTGATCGCCATCGAACTGGAACTGGCTGAGACCCTGCAACTCGCCAGTGATGGATCCCTGCTCTCCTCCCCCATCTGA
- the hemF gene encoding oxygen-dependent coproporphyrinogen oxidase: protein MVRSLIRRVLGRQDVGVSNAPLELPPSDSRERARTMVMGLQDEICAGLEALDGEGRFEEESWVRPEGGGGRSRVMREGRVFEQGGVNFSEVQGEELPPSILKQRPEAKGHPWFATGTSMVLHPRNPYIPTVHLNYRYFEAGPVWWFGGGADLTPYYPFLDDARHFHRTHQAACDSVHPDLHKVFKPWCDEYFFLKHRSETRGVGGIFYDYQDANGTLYKGQDPSGPAAQVSARLGARPLSWEQLFSLGQANGRAFLPAYEPIVEKRHPMAYGDRERDFQLYRRGRYVEFNLVWDRGTIFGLQTNGRTESILMSLPPLVRWEYGYTAEAGSREALLTELFTKPQDWLGDASLDERCRPHGAIN from the coding sequence ATGGTCCGCTCCCTGATTCGCCGCGTCCTCGGACGCCAGGACGTGGGCGTCAGCAACGCTCCCCTTGAGCTGCCCCCCAGCGATTCCAGAGAGCGGGCCCGGACGATGGTGATGGGGCTTCAGGATGAAATCTGTGCGGGGCTGGAAGCGCTCGATGGTGAGGGTCGTTTTGAGGAAGAAAGTTGGGTGAGGCCTGAAGGGGGCGGGGGGCGCTCCCGGGTGATGCGTGAGGGCCGTGTCTTTGAGCAAGGCGGAGTGAACTTCTCCGAGGTTCAAGGGGAAGAGTTGCCCCCTTCGATTCTCAAGCAGCGTCCTGAAGCGAAGGGGCACCCGTGGTTCGCCACGGGAACCTCGATGGTGCTGCATCCCCGCAACCCCTACATCCCCACGGTGCATCTCAATTACCGCTATTTCGAGGCGGGGCCGGTGTGGTGGTTCGGAGGGGGTGCCGATCTGACCCCTTACTACCCATTCCTAGATGATGCACGTCACTTTCATCGCACCCATCAGGCAGCCTGTGATTCGGTGCATCCGGATCTCCACAAGGTCTTCAAGCCCTGGTGCGATGAGTACTTCTTTTTGAAGCACCGCAGCGAGACCCGCGGCGTCGGAGGCATCTTTTACGACTACCAGGATGCCAACGGCACGTTGTACAAGGGGCAAGACCCTTCCGGTCCTGCGGCTCAGGTGTCAGCCCGTTTGGGAGCTCGGCCGTTGAGTTGGGAGCAGCTGTTCTCTCTCGGGCAGGCCAACGGCAGAGCCTTCCTTCCCGCCTATGAGCCCATCGTGGAGAAGCGTCATCCGATGGCCTACGGCGATCGCGAGAGGGATTTTCAGCTCTATCGCCGGGGCCGTTATGTGGAATTCAACCTGGTTTGGGACCGCGGCACGATCTTCGGGTTGCAGACCAATGGACGCACGGAATCGATCCTGATGTCTCTGCCTCCCCTGGTGCGTTGGGAGTACGGCTACACCGCAGAGGCCGGATCACGGGAGGCCCTGCTGACCGAACTGTTCACCAAGCCTCAGGACTGGCTGGGTGATGCCTCGCTGGATGAGCGCTGCCGCCCCCATGGAGCGATCAACTAA
- a CDS encoding Mrp/NBP35 family ATP-binding protein encodes MTPVEQANKALQQVKDAGSGKTALELGWIEQIRITPPRAVFRLSLPGFAQGQRDRIVAEARGALMALDGIDDVQIEIGQPPSQGGIGQAGHGQPAERQSIPGVRQVIAVSSGKGGVGKSTVAVNLACALAQTGLRVGLLDADIYGPNAPTMLGVADQTPEVQGSGDQQRIVPIETCGIAMVSMGLLIDDHQPVIWRGPMLNGIIRQFLYQAEWGERDVLIVDLPPGTGDAQLSLAQAVPMAGVVIVTTPQQVSLQDARRGLAMFRQMGIPVLGVVENMSAFIPPDRPDCRYALFGSGGGAQLAADYDVPLLAQIPMEMPVQEGGDTGRPIVINRSDSASATEFKGLADAVLKAVSQPV; translated from the coding sequence ATGACCCCGGTCGAGCAGGCCAACAAAGCCCTCCAGCAAGTCAAAGATGCCGGCAGTGGCAAAACGGCCCTGGAGCTCGGCTGGATCGAACAGATCCGCATCACCCCGCCGCGGGCTGTGTTTCGCCTCAGCCTTCCTGGCTTCGCCCAAGGCCAGAGAGATCGCATCGTGGCTGAGGCCCGTGGAGCGCTGATGGCCCTCGATGGCATTGACGACGTGCAGATCGAGATCGGCCAACCGCCAAGCCAGGGGGGGATTGGCCAAGCCGGCCATGGTCAGCCGGCCGAACGCCAGTCGATCCCCGGCGTCCGCCAGGTGATAGCGGTAAGCAGCGGCAAGGGCGGCGTCGGCAAAAGCACCGTCGCCGTCAATCTGGCCTGCGCCCTCGCCCAGACTGGCCTGCGGGTGGGGCTCCTGGACGCCGATATCTACGGGCCGAACGCACCCACCATGCTGGGGGTCGCTGACCAAACACCAGAGGTGCAGGGCAGCGGAGATCAGCAGCGGATCGTGCCGATCGAAACCTGCGGGATCGCCATGGTGTCGATGGGTCTGCTGATCGACGATCACCAACCTGTGATCTGGCGCGGCCCGATGCTCAACGGCATCATTCGTCAGTTCCTGTATCAGGCCGAATGGGGTGAGCGGGACGTTCTCATCGTTGACCTGCCGCCAGGCACCGGTGATGCGCAACTCTCCCTGGCCCAGGCGGTGCCGATGGCCGGCGTTGTGATCGTGACCACCCCCCAACAGGTGTCGCTGCAGGATGCGCGACGGGGTCTCGCCATGTTCCGGCAGATGGGCATTCCCGTGCTCGGCGTCGTGGAGAACATGAGCGCCTTCATCCCTCCGGACCGTCCCGACTGCCGCTACGCCCTCTTCGGCAGTGGCGGGGGCGCTCAACTCGCCGCGGACTACGACGTTCCCCTGCTGGCTCAAATCCCTATGGAAATGCCTGTTCAGGAAGGAGGTGACACGGGACGACCGATCGTGATCAACCGCAGCGACTCCGCCAGCGCCACCGAGTTCAAGGGCCTCGCTGACGCCGTGCTTAAGGCCGTCAGCCAGCCCGTCTGA
- the rodA gene encoding rod shape-determining protein RodA, with product MFSRRDHRRLHREWVLWGVPIGMIAVAGVLIASTQRQADYADWYHHWITAAFGVLLALGLERLPLQRLRPLLVPVYALTVISLVAVRVVGTTALGAQRWISIGGVHVQPSEFAKIAAILLVAAVLSRHPVERPIDLMRPLGVIAVPWFLVFIQPDLGTSLVFGALMLTMLYWSGMPIEWVILLLSPLVTALLSGLLPWAMAVWIPLMVVLAYRSLPWKRLAATATLAIHGTMAAVTPWLWLHGLKDYQRDRLVLFLDPSQDPLGGGYHLLQSTVGIGSGGVLGTGLLQGQLTKLRFIPEQHTDFIFSALGEETGFVGCLLVVLGFAALMARLLQIARNARSDFESLVVIGIGTMLMFQVVVNIFMTIGLGPVTGIPLPFLSYGRSAMVVNFIALGLCLSVVRQTRRSLVQLR from the coding sequence ATGTTCAGCCGACGTGACCACCGCAGATTGCACCGGGAGTGGGTGCTCTGGGGTGTTCCGATCGGGATGATCGCCGTGGCTGGGGTGCTGATCGCCAGCACCCAACGCCAGGCGGACTATGCCGACTGGTATCACCACTGGATCACCGCAGCCTTCGGAGTGCTGCTGGCGCTGGGGTTGGAACGGTTGCCGCTGCAGCGGCTCCGACCGCTGCTCGTTCCCGTCTACGCCCTCACCGTGATCAGCCTGGTGGCGGTGCGCGTCGTTGGAACCACAGCCCTGGGAGCCCAACGCTGGATCAGCATCGGCGGGGTTCATGTCCAACCCTCGGAATTCGCCAAGATCGCCGCGATCCTGCTTGTGGCAGCAGTGTTGTCGCGGCACCCGGTGGAACGACCGATTGATCTGATGCGCCCGCTCGGGGTGATTGCGGTGCCTTGGTTCCTGGTGTTCATCCAGCCTGATCTGGGCACCTCACTCGTGTTCGGCGCCCTGATGCTCACGATGCTCTATTGGTCGGGAATGCCGATCGAGTGGGTGATTCTGTTGCTGTCACCGCTGGTGACAGCCCTGCTCTCAGGCCTTCTCCCCTGGGCCATGGCGGTCTGGATTCCTCTGATGGTGGTTCTCGCCTATCGCTCCCTCCCTTGGAAACGGCTGGCGGCGACAGCCACCCTGGCCATCCACGGCACCATGGCTGCCGTCACGCCCTGGCTCTGGTTGCATGGACTGAAGGATTATCAACGGGACCGCCTGGTGCTGTTCCTCGATCCCAGTCAGGATCCATTGGGTGGGGGTTATCACCTGCTTCAGAGCACCGTGGGCATCGGCTCAGGTGGCGTCTTGGGCACAGGCCTCCTTCAAGGTCAGCTCACGAAACTGCGTTTCATTCCTGAACAGCACACCGATTTCATCTTCAGCGCCCTGGGCGAGGAAACCGGGTTTGTGGGCTGTCTTCTGGTGGTTCTTGGCTTTGCGGCCTTGATGGCACGGTTGCTTCAGATCGCGCGCAATGCCCGTTCCGACTTCGAATCGCTCGTGGTGATCGGGATCGGCACGATGCTGATGTTCCAGGTGGTCGTCAACATCTTCATGACCATCGGCCTGGGCCCCGTGACGGGAATACCGCTGCCTTTCCTGAGCTACGGGCGATCGGCAATGGTGGTGAATTTCATTGCGCTCGGGCTCTGCCTGTCGGTGGTTCGGCAGACCCGTCGCTCCTTGGTGCAGCTCCGTTGA
- a CDS encoding sensor histidine kinase KdpD, whose product MMAPSFSDLRQRLAQDVPEGRCDEIGVRRLWWAALETLQQDLVERGIERGIWLAAPLPALYMPELLQHLQGWVWAPDQLDQLGPHPTALPGRSSSKEPANLRGFQRLSLRPIDGDDPLLLVITPEVQVALALHGPAQKRQLLMRCDPETLSDVLVQLGRRLEQQSPAQADRLRNALESIGSLQSNAAWSEQFWPRLTERLTGTAPGLMLQPIKAESPQASPSHGDLNLLEAITHEVRTPLATIRTLIRSLLRRKDLADVVVNRLRQIDVECSEQIDRFGLIFHAAELQREPNEANLARTDLPAMLTTLAPSWTEQLDRRGIALELDLSADLPAILSDSRRLEPMLGGLIDRSTRGLPSGSQLTLHLQAAGPRVKLQLRVEHPDRSQAAEASPSPQREDVGTVLSWDPSTGSLQLSQDATRQMMASLGGRYQPRRDRDITVFFPVHTPGE is encoded by the coding sequence TTGATGGCGCCATCCTTCAGCGACCTGCGGCAACGCCTGGCCCAGGATGTGCCCGAAGGTCGCTGCGATGAGATTGGTGTCCGACGGCTTTGGTGGGCTGCTCTGGAGACGTTGCAACAAGACCTGGTCGAGCGCGGCATTGAACGCGGAATCTGGCTGGCGGCGCCGCTGCCGGCTCTTTACATGCCGGAGCTGCTGCAACATCTGCAGGGATGGGTCTGGGCCCCGGACCAACTGGATCAACTGGGTCCACATCCAACGGCACTGCCTGGACGGTCCAGCAGCAAGGAGCCAGCCAACCTGCGGGGATTCCAACGCTTGTCCCTGCGTCCCATCGATGGCGACGATCCCCTGCTCCTGGTGATCACACCTGAGGTCCAGGTCGCCCTCGCCCTGCATGGACCAGCCCAGAAACGCCAATTGCTGATGCGTTGTGACCCGGAGACGCTCAGCGATGTCTTGGTGCAGCTGGGGCGTCGGCTAGAGCAACAGTCACCGGCACAGGCCGATCGACTGCGCAACGCGCTCGAATCGATCGGCTCCCTGCAGAGCAATGCAGCCTGGTCAGAACAGTTCTGGCCCCGGCTCACGGAGCGACTCACCGGGACTGCCCCCGGTCTGATGCTGCAACCCATCAAGGCCGAGTCTCCCCAAGCATCCCCTAGCCATGGGGATCTGAATTTGCTGGAAGCGATCACCCATGAGGTGAGAACCCCTCTGGCCACGATCAGAACCTTGATCCGCTCTCTGTTGCGGCGAAAGGATCTTGCGGATGTCGTTGTGAATCGCTTGCGGCAGATCGATGTCGAATGCAGTGAGCAGATCGACCGATTTGGCCTGATCTTCCATGCCGCTGAACTGCAACGGGAGCCCAACGAAGCCAACCTCGCCCGTACGGATCTACCAGCCATGCTCACCACCCTTGCCCCCAGCTGGACGGAGCAGCTTGACCGTCGCGGGATCGCCCTGGAGCTGGATCTCAGCGCTGACCTGCCCGCGATCCTCAGTGACTCCCGGCGACTGGAACCGATGCTGGGGGGTCTGATCGACCGCAGCACCAGAGGGCTCCCCTCCGGCAGTCAGCTCACGCTTCACCTCCAGGCAGCGGGTCCGCGGGTGAAGCTTCAGCTGCGTGTGGAGCATCCCGACAGAAGCCAGGCCGCGGAGGCCAGCCCGTCTCCCCAGCGCGAGGACGTGGGCACCGTCCTGAGCTGGGATCCCAGCACCGGGAGCCTGCAGTTAAGCCAGGATGCGACCCGCCAGATGATGGCCAGCCTGGGAGGCCGCTATCAGCCCAGGCGCGACCGCGACATCACCGTTTTTTTCCCGGTGCATACGCCCGGAGAGTGA
- a CDS encoding photosystem I reaction center subunit II PsaD: MAATALNGQLPQHIASTGGLLNSAETEEKYAITWTSKTEQAFELPTGGAALMNSGENLMYFARKEQCLALGTQLRTKFKPRIEDYKIYRIYPGGDTEFLHPKDGVFSEKVNEGRPMVGHNPRRIGQNVNPANIKFSGRNTFDA; encoded by the coding sequence ATGGCAGCAACGGCGTTGAACGGTCAACTTCCCCAGCACATCGCCAGCACTGGCGGCCTTCTGAATTCAGCGGAGACTGAAGAGAAATACGCCATCACCTGGACCAGCAAGACAGAGCAGGCTTTTGAGCTGCCCACCGGTGGCGCCGCTCTGATGAACTCAGGTGAAAACCTGATGTATTTCGCTCGCAAGGAACAGTGCCTCGCGCTCGGCACCCAGCTGCGCACGAAATTCAAGCCCCGGATCGAGGACTACAAGATCTACCGGATCTACCCCGGTGGTGACACCGAGTTCCTGCATCCCAAGGATGGTGTGTTCTCCGAAAAGGTGAACGAAGGACGTCCGATGGTGGGCCACAACCCCCGTCGCATCGGCCAGAACGTCAACCCGGCCAACATCAAGTTCAGCGGCCGCAACACCTTCGACGCCTGA